TCGGCCATCGTGATCTTGCAGTCAATCCCGTCCATCGCCTGGGTGCCGCTGTTTCTCATCGTGATGGGCTTTGGCAACCTGCCGATCATCGTGGTGGTTGCGCTGGCGGCGTTTTTCCCAATGGCGCTGTCGGTCATGAACGCGACCGAAAGTGTCCAACCGGTTCACGTAGCGGCTGCCCGGGTCATGGGCGCCTCGCGCTGGCAGCTGCTGCGTCGCGTCTACCTGCCAGCGGTCATGCCCGAATTGATCACCGGTGCGCAGCTTGCCTTCGGTAATGCCTGGCGGGCGCTGATCTCCGCCGAGATGCTGATCGGCTTCGGCCAGGGCCTGGGTCGCTCGCTGGCCTACTCTGGCGAGATCGCCGATATGGTCGGTGTGATGATGAATATCCTGGTCATCGCTATCCTGGCAACGATGATTGATCAGGTGGTGCTGGAAAAATTCAAACAACGTCTGCTGCGTTATCAGTACGTCTGAGAGGCCTTGTGAACGCCCGTCTGCTGCGGCTGGTGCTGATGCTCGTGCTGTCGATCCCGGTCAGCGTGCATGGGGCGCCGCTGCAGGCTGCCTTGGTCGATGGATATCGGCCTTTCAAGGCCACGGCGGATGAGCCGCTGAGCGAGGGTTTCGAAGCCGCCTGGCTAAAAACGCTGGCTGAACGGCTGGGGCGCAGCGTTTCGCTGGCGGGCTCAGTCGCACAGGCGGACCTGCGCATGGGAGCGCTGGCATCAGGCGTTGCCTATTACACCAGCGAAGTTGCAGCGCTCACGTCAGCGGAAGCGGGGCCGACTCGTTGGGAGCAGCTCGCTGGCGAGCCGTTCTGTGTTACAGCTGGACACCCTTACGCTGCGGTAATCACATCCCGCTTTGGCGGCATCGCGCGCGGCTATGACAGCGCGGCGCAGGCCCTGATTGGATTGAAACTCGGCGAATGCCAGGCGGTGGTTGGCGATCGGAAACTGCTGCGGCAGGTCGCTGAACTGCCCGAATGGCGTCGCTACAACCGGCTGTTGCCGGCGCTGAATGACATTGTTCTGAGTTTGCGAATCGAAGCGTCCGACGCGGCGCTGCAGCAGCGGATCGAGCGGGACCTTTCAAGCGAGCCGGGGCAGAAAGCGTTGGCCGACGTCACCCAGCACTGGATCGACGAGGTCGCGTTTCAGGCTTATGTACTGGCCGACACACTCGATTGCCACTGACGTGCCGTTGGCTCACTCGGCTTCGATCAGCTGGGGTAGCGCCTGGCGCAGGCCTTCGCGGTCGAGCGGGGTTCGGATATGGCCACGCAGGCGTCCCTTGGGATCGACGATCGCCAAATTGCCACTGTGGCTGACGCTATAGTCGCCATTGGTTTCCCTCGCTGGAACGAAAGGCAGGCCAAGCGCCTTGGACAGGATCTGCAGTTGTGCCAGCTCGCCCGTCCAGCCTTTGAATCCTGCGCGGTAGTGGCCAAGGTAGGTGCGCAAGGTTTCCGGCGTGTCGCGCCTTGGGTCGGCGCTGACCAGTACCAGTTGGAGCTGCTCGCGGATTTCTGCTGGCAATTGCCCCAGCACCTGTCGCATGTCGCTCAGCGTCGTAGGGCATACATCCGGGCAGGCAGTGAAGCCGAAGAACAACAGATGCCAACGGCCATGCAACGCCTCGGTCGTAACCGGTTCGCCTTGTTCGTCCACCAGGCTCACGCTTGGCAACGGCCGTTCCCGCGGTAGCAATAACAGGTTCGCTTCGTCGAGCAAGGCGTTGCGATCGAGCGCGAACAACGATGAGCTGCAGGCCAGCAGCGCCACCGTGGCGGCGCCGAGGAGCATCGCACGAGGGCGCACGGCTACCGCTCGTTCAGCTCGAATGCGGTCAGGGTAAAAGTCGGAATGCCCATGTCCTGCAACTTGCGGGATCCGCCAAGCTCGGGCAGGTCGATGATGGCAGCGGCTTCATGGATCTGGGCACCCATCCGGCGCACCAGTTGAGCGGCGGCGATCAGGGTGCCGCCGGTGGCGATCAGATCGTCCAGCAACAGAACTGAATCTCCCTCGCAGAGGCTGTCAGCGTGCACTTCGAGGAAGGCTTCGCCGTACTCCGTGGTATAGGACGCCGTCAGCACATCGGCTGGCAGCTTGCCTTGCTTGCGGAACAGGATCAGCGGCCTGTTCAGCTCGTAGGCAATGATCGACCCGATGATGAACCCGCGGGCATCCAGCGCGCCAACATGGCTGAAGCCGGTTTCAACATAACGTTGGATCAGGCTGTCGGCCACCATGCGCAATGCCTTGGGCGACTGCAACAGGGGTGTGATATCGCGAAATACCACGCCTGGTTTGGGAAAATCCGGGACCGGGCGTATCAGCTTCTTGATGGAGAATTCGTCAAAAATCATAACGGGCTCCGGACGCCTCAGGCGTCCATGTTGCCGCCCGCCAGGGCGCATAGACGAATGGAATCGAGGATGCGGACTTCCTTGCCTTCAGCTTCCAGCAGGCCATTGGCTTGGCAACGAGTGAACACGCGGGAGACCGTTTCGACCGCCAGGCCCAGGTAACTGCCGATCTCGTTGCGCGACATGGGCAGACGGAACTGGTTGGCGGAAAACCCGCGCGCGCTGAAGCGTGCCGACAGATTGACCAGGAAGGTCGCGATCCGCTCATCGGCGGTCTTCTTCGACAGCAGCATCATCATCTGCTGATCGTCACGAATTTCGCGGCTCATGATGCGCATCAGTTGACGGCGCAGCTGCGGCAACAAAACGCTGAGTTCGTCGAGACGCTCGAATGGAATTTCACAGACCGATGTCGTCTCGAGCGCTTGCGCGGAGACTGGGTAGGTCTCGGTATCCATGCCCGACAGCCCAACCAGCTCGCTGGGCAGATGGAAGCCGGTGATCTGCTCTTCACCGGCGTCGGTGACGCTGAATGTCCGCAGCGCTCCGGAGCGGATGGCGAACACCGAGCTGAACGCATCGCCTTGACGGAAAAGCATTTCGCCTTTCTTCAACGGGCGCCCGCGCTTGACGATGTCGTCCAGCGCTTCCATGTCCTGCATGTTCAATGAAAGCGGTAAGCACAGGCCGGAAAGGCTGCAGTCCTTGCAATGCGCTTGCGGCTGCTTGCGGACCTTGATCGACTCGGACATTGGCGGTTCCTGAAAAACCCTACGGGACGCGCAAGATTAACTCAGGCGGAGGCCTTAGGCCAATTGGTACAAGGGTCGCAGGCGACGCTTGGACTAGATCGCGCGGCTCATATACGGAACAGGTCGTGACGGCAAGTAGTGATCGAACTGCATGCAGACCACACTGGCCAACAACCGCCCGGCGGGCTGAATGCGGAGGACGTCTTCGCTGAGTACGATGAGTCCGTCCGCGGCCATCTGTTCGAGGGCGGGCCAGTTGGCTTGGAAATAGGTCTTGAAGTCGATTTTGTAGAGCGCTTCTAGCTCCCCGATATGCAACTCGAAATTGCATAGCAGGGCCTGGATGACGTGCTTCCTGATCT
This DNA window, taken from Stutzerimonas stutzeri, encodes the following:
- a CDS encoding amino acid ABC transporter substrate-binding protein, giving the protein MNARLLRLVLMLVLSIPVSVHGAPLQAALVDGYRPFKATADEPLSEGFEAAWLKTLAERLGRSVSLAGSVAQADLRMGALASGVAYYTSEVAALTSAEAGPTRWEQLAGEPFCVTAGHPYAAVITSRFGGIARGYDSAAQALIGLKLGECQAVVGDRKLLRQVAELPEWRRYNRLLPALNDIVLSLRIEASDAALQQRIERDLSSEPGQKALADVTQHWIDEVAFQAYVLADTLDCH
- a CDS encoding SCO family protein; amino-acid sequence: MLLGAATVALLACSSSLFALDRNALLDEANLLLLPRERPLPSVSLVDEQGEPVTTEALHGRWHLLFFGFTACPDVCPTTLSDMRQVLGQLPAEIREQLQLVLVSADPRRDTPETLRTYLGHYRAGFKGWTGELAQLQILSKALGLPFVPARETNGDYSVSHSGNLAIVDPKGRLRGHIRTPLDREGLRQALPQLIEAE
- a CDS encoding ABC transporter permease; the encoded protein is MSQGRRLTGSKKYLAVVLAILFILLIWQIAAWSLPAFLMPGIPVVFERLFATVQEPAFREGLYGSMSRLGSGYSFALLFGIGFGLVGGVLFFFREILRSAIVILQSIPSIAWVPLFLIVMGFGNLPIIVVVALAAFFPMALSVMNATESVQPVHVAAARVMGASRWQLLRRVYLPAVMPELITGAQLAFGNAWRALISAEMLIGFGQGLGRSLAYSGEIADMVGVMMNILVIAILATMIDQVVLEKFKQRLLRYQYV
- a CDS encoding adenine phosphoribosyltransferase is translated as MIFDEFSIKKLIRPVPDFPKPGVVFRDITPLLQSPKALRMVADSLIQRYVETGFSHVGALDARGFIIGSIIAYELNRPLILFRKQGKLPADVLTASYTTEYGEAFLEVHADSLCEGDSVLLLDDLIATGGTLIAAAQLVRRMGAQIHEAAAIIDLPELGGSRKLQDMGIPTFTLTAFELNER
- the fnr gene encoding fumarate/nitrate reduction transcriptional regulator Fnr, which gives rise to MSESIKVRKQPQAHCKDCSLSGLCLPLSLNMQDMEALDDIVKRGRPLKKGEMLFRQGDAFSSVFAIRSGALRTFSVTDAGEEQITGFHLPSELVGLSGMDTETYPVSAQALETTSVCEIPFERLDELSVLLPQLRRQLMRIMSREIRDDQQMMMLLSKKTADERIATFLVNLSARFSARGFSANQFRLPMSRNEIGSYLGLAVETVSRVFTRCQANGLLEAEGKEVRILDSIRLCALAGGNMDA